Proteins from a genomic interval of Capsicum annuum cultivar UCD-10X-F1 chromosome 4, UCD10Xv1.1, whole genome shotgun sequence:
- the LOC107869582 gene encoding light-harvesting complex-like protein 3 isotype 1, chloroplastic: protein MAAFAITSFTHTPCTSHHFKKKQWPHQAKSIKITNVMTPKVEEQTHLNVVEIKDRSNLLIDDNAKPTRNNDEVQGDTSSCESQDLRFSDERWKNGTWDLNMFVKNGKMDWDAVIVAEAKRRKFLELFPEAATNQEPVVFRSSVIPWWAWMMHSHLPEAELLNGRAAMVGFFMAYLVDVLTGLDVVGQMGNFLCKTALLATVAGVILFRKRTDFDNLKKLADEATFYDKQWQASWQDQPSTTGDSKQRRK, encoded by the coding sequence ATGGCTGCTTTTGCTATTACTTCATTTACACACACACCTTGCACCTCCCATCACTTCAAGAAGAAACAATGGCCTCATCAAGCCAAGTCCATAAAGATAACAAACGTTATGACTCCAAAAGTTGAAGAGCAAACACATTTAAACGTCGTTGAAATCAAAGACAGATCTAATTTGCTGATTGATGACAACGCAAAGCCCACAAGGAATAATGATGAAGTACAAGGTGATACAAGTTCATGTGAGTCTCAAGATCTAAGGTTTTCAGACGAGCGATGGAAGAATGGGACATGGGATCtcaatatgtttgtgaaaaatggTAAAATGGATTGGGATGCTGTCATAGTTGCAGAAGCAAAGAGGAGGAAATTTCTTGAACTGTTCCCAGAAGCAGCAACAAATCAAGAACCTGTGGTCTTTAGAAGTTCTGTCATACCATGGTGGGCATGGATGATGCATTCTCACCTCCCTGAAGCTGAGTTGCTAAATGGAAGAGCTGCAATGGTGGGCTTTTTCATGGCCTATCTAGTGGATGTTCTAACGGGGCTTGACGTGGTAGGCCAAATGGGAAATTTCTTGTGTAAAACTGCTCTCTTGGCAACAGTTGCAGGTGTAATTTTGTTTAGGAAAAGGACAGATTTTGACAACTTAAAGAAGCTGGCCGATGAAGCTACATTTTATGATAAGCAATGGCAAGCATCATGGCAAGATCAACCTTCTACTACTGGTGATTCCAAGCAACGCAGAAAatga